The Paenibacillus sp. FSL W8-0426 region ACTCTATATAACGGATTCAAGGTCGTGACTTTTTCCGAGGAACTGTTGATAAAGCCGTCATGTTGGACAAGCGGAACCATTTCATCGTATTTGGCAGGAACGATCATCTCGCCTTTTTGTCCAATCAGACCATACTTTCCGCCTTTACGTATAACGGCGCTGCCGCCCAGAAAAAGATTTGCTTCCTCATACTGATTAGGCACTTTGATCTGGCCCTGCTTTGTGATGTATCCCCATTTCTGATCCAGTTTGACTGCTGCCAGACCTTCCGAGAATGCTTTCGCATCCGCAAAATATGTATCGGATAGCGCAGTTTGATTCTTGTTGTAATATTTCCAACCTATATCTTTCTCGCTCATCTCTTTTACCGCATAGCTACCGTCTCCCGACAGAATGATCTTCTGCTCATCTTGCGGTTCAACCACAACATGTCCGGTCACGTCGATAATCCCTTCGCCTCCCCACTGCACTTTCCACAATCCGGCTTGCGGCTCGCCGAAAGCACGATAATTTTTGTCCAAATGGATGATCGAACCGTCTTTTTGAATGATCGCGCTGTGACTGTCTTTGTATAGACCAAATTCAATATCACTTTCTGTAAACTCTACCTTACTCTCAAATTCAGCAGGAATGACCATCTTGCCCTTGTTGTCGATACAGCCCCAAAGGCCGTCGATCTTCACGGGATAAAGCCCGAATTTACCGTATGTAGGTCCAAACTCCTTCGCTTCGATGTTAAACGGCGTAAGCGTCTTGCCATTAGTGTCAATGAGCGCCCATTTCCCGTCCTTTTTCACAAATGCCACTTGATTATAAAATCCGGTTCCTTCCTCATACGACGGAGCAATAACAAAGGTTCCTTTCGTATTCATAAACCCTACTTTCCCCTTTTTCTTCGCAATGGCAAGTCCGTCGTTGAAACTACCTATGTATTCAATGTTTTTGTCCTGAAATACAACTTTCCCAGCCCTATTAATCAGCTGGTTTTTGTTCACCACCGCTACGCCTTGATAAAAAGGTTCTCTGGCTAATTGGTACTGAGGCTTGAGTACAAATTTCCCTTGGTAGTTGATGAATCCCCATTTTTGCTTTTGGCGTACCGGAATCAGCCCGTTTTCTGCCCGGTCCGCGAACCAGATTTGGTAAAGCTCGACATGTTCCTGTGCTTTATCCCACGGTTGCATTACCGAGGCTGATGCAGCATCCGCCGGCCATGATGGAGGTATCATCACCACGGATGCGATGAGCGTTGCACCAAGGATTTTAAATAACGTTTTCTTCAAATCTACTCCCCCTATTAGAGTTATGGAAAAACGCGCCGATTCACGAAGGTGCATTTTTCATGGAATTGCAGCTTAAGCTGAAACTCTGCCCATACTATAACACACTCCAGTCTGACAGCTCTATTCCCCTTATGACCATACAACCACGGCTCTAATATATAACTAAAACGGACACTGAAAAACTCAGTGCCCATTAACAGCGACAATTACCTCACGGGATAAAATTAAAAAAGTTCCAATGGGCTAGTATTAAAGTGAAGCCGATAAACAGAACTCCCGCGACAGCGTGAGATACTTTGCTCCATGTCGATCTCGAAGTATTACTGTCCTTTACCATGGAGACCCCAAACAGTACGATGGCAAGCAAGGTCATAACCCAATTGATCGATACCCCCAAGTTCATTTGCTCCACCGTTACGTCTTCATTAAACATTGCGTTTACCAGCTGATACAGGACGTTAATAACCAAAATGGTCCCGGACAAGATAAAGGAAGACGTAAAATGGTTCATTGTTAGCGGAGTCCTCTTTCTTCTACGCAGGAGCCACCGAATCAGTATGACCAATGGAGCCACCAGAAAAAATAGGATCGATAGAAGAGCCCAGACCATATAGAAAATCAGAGCGGGAAGCGACCGACTTCCCTTGATCGGCAAAATATCCGTGGCAATCCCTTTGCTCAATCGCATTACACGATCATCGGAAATTTCAGCATACAGAATCGGTGCCAATCTTTCAAATCTTGAATGGTCCGACTTGGCAAATTGAAATACATTCGGACTTGTTTGTTTGAGTTCTCCCGTCATTCCCATAACGCTTAAAATAAGATCGTGCTCCCCTTTTGGCTGCACCTTAATTAATCCAAGGTAGTTAATAACCTCATGATAAGTAGAATAAGTGCCCCCTGACTGTACATAATATCCGGCCAGTTTCTCGGATGGGGCCAACTCGGTAGCGGGTACGGTTAGATCCCCTTCTTTGGTTGGTTCTTGAATCAGCAGATTAATAATCCCAGACGTAAGCTCCTGCTCGATCTCCATGTTGGTTAAGACCACGATGCCGAGCTGATTTTCGGGAACAACTGCAAAGTTGCCGGAGAAACCCTTAACATTCCCGCTATGTCCGACAACGTGCGGCACTGCCCGATATTCCCAAAAGCCGTGCGCGTTCGACAGAATCGCTTCATTCGGGGTATAACTTCGGGAGAGCATCGTCCGTGCGGTATCCGGGCGCTCGAATAATCGACTATCCGTGGTATTAAGGGCCATGACGAAACGAGCTAAATCTTCTGCCGTTCCTTCCATCCCTCCCGCAGGATATAAAGGAACATAATAGCGTTCTCTAGCTTCAAATCCGCCGCCCGGCTTCGCCGCGTAACCTGTCGCTCTTGCCTTCAGTAAATCCGGGTGACCCGCTAATGCAGGATGTCCTGAACTATGCTTCATCCCCAGAGGTTTAAGGATATGATTCATCTCATAGTCGAAGAAGAACTCTCCGCTCACCTTCTCCACTGCCAAGGCAGCCAGCGCTGTTGCAAAGTTGGAATAGGCGATGACTTTACCGGGATCATAGATTTGTCTCGGCTGGTTGGATAGTACGGTCTCTTCCAGTGAAGTCAGGTTCTCTTTCGACAGCGTAAATGTACTGAGTGGATGCTGCTCATAACCAGCCGTGTGACTCATAATATCAAGCATTGTAATTGGCTTGTCATAACGCAGCTGATCTGCAACCTCTTTAGGAAAATAGGTCCGAATATCTTGATCCAGCTTCATTTTTCCTGCTTCCACCATCTGCATGATCGAAGTCCAGACGAACGCTTTATTCATGGAGCCGTAGGCAAAAACGGTTGAAGAGGGATCCACAGACGTTTTTCGATCGATATCGGCATATCCATAGCCCTTGGAGAAAATGATCTCATTCCCTTTGGTGACGACAACCGCAGCGCCAGGCGTTGATTTTCCAATATGGGAATTTACGTAGTTATCCACTTCCTGCTCAAGTCGGTTATAGGGAATGCCGGAAGGCGTAGCTTCTGTTTCCATTTTCGTTGCTGCATGAGCCGGAAGCGAGAAGTTGAAAAAAAGAATCACGCTAATACCAAACAATATAACGGGTCTCCATATGTTCAATTTCATTTGGTTCTACTCCTTTTTATGTATTGATGCATGGTACCACCCATGTTTTCGTGAACTTCGTCTCTTTTTCATAAAAGAACCTCAGCCCTCAGCATCAAATTATTTACTTGTATATCATATTATTTTTTCCTTTGTTTCCCATCCTCCTCAAGAAGGAATACAATTTATTATTTAAGGCTAGGAACCTCCCCCTGCATAAGTCCAGCCCGCTTCCCAGCTCTTACAGCAACCAAAGAGTCGACCTCGAAGCCTAAAGTTCTTATCTATGGTATATAGCATTCATGTCCCCAGATGGGGGAAGTTCCTTCATAACAAAAAAAAGCCGCTAAAATAGCGACTTGGTATGGTACTAAACGTTTTTGCCCCATGAAAATTGACGGTCTTGAGTAGCGGGCTTAACTCATCGCTGTTAACAACACGGCAATGGTATTAAACACACCGTGTACGATCATAGCAGGCACGACCGATCCCGTACGTTCATAGGTCCATGCAAATACAACTCCACTGATAAAATTGACGGGCATGGCATTCATAGTGGGAAAATGGGCAAACGTAAAGATTAGCGAACTAATCACAATCGCCCATCTCATACTAACACGAGTCCGCAGCCAACGATATATAAATCCACGGTAAAATATCTCCTCATAATAGGGTGACACGATTCCTGCCGACACAATACCAATAATCATAGTACATATAGTGACATGTTGCTTTAGACTCTCTGTTTTGCTGTTGTCCATCGTATTCCCAAGAAAACTCGTGAGATAGAGCGTCGCCACACTGGATATGATGAGAATGAGTATCCATAACGCAATCCGCCACCAGTCTTTCGCAGGAAATCCCTTTACGCCTACCTCTGTCCAGGACATTTTCTTGGGTCGTAAAGCTATAAAATATAATCCTAACCAAAGTACAATCGCGATCGTAAGCCCTGTAAGAGTTCCTGAGTAAAGCGTATTCCCCAACCATCGCTCATACATGGACTGTACTGGATATTTGACAACGAATATAACGAATACAAATTCAAGCGCAAGCAAAGCAGTAAACTCACGCCATGTCCAATGATCCATCTTCTTCCACATTTCCGTACCAGTCATCCTTAATCCCTCAATCCTCTGTGATATAATTTAATGTTATTAGGTGACGTTACGTCACCTGCAAGCATTATTTTCGGGAGGAACGAAGAAACATGAATAGATGGACAACAGGACAAGTATCCAAGCAGAGGAACATTTCTGTTCGAACCCTGCGTTATTATGATCAGATTGGTCTTCTTACACCGAGTTATAAGGAAGATAACGGCCGCCGTTTTTATTCGGAGGAAGACTTATTCACGCTCGAAAAGATAACGTTGCTTAAATCACTATCACTACCGCTCGATGACATTCAGAAAGTAATAGATAAGCTATCTTTTCGTCATATTCTCATCGCTCACCATAATCATCTTCAGGAGCAGCTCACTTCTCTTCAGAGCAGTATTGCAAATACTACGTCTTTGATCAACATGATTGATCTAGAAGGTACCCTCTCCTGGGATCGGGTTTCTCATCTGGTCCATGACGTACAACCCATTTCCAAACAGTGGATCGATTACTTCAACGATGACGAAAGTGCATTTCTACAAAATGCTCTGCCCCATCTCAACCGTAACGACCAGACCACTCAGCAATATGCCTCTTTGCTGCGCCGAATTGAGTGGTGTATACAGCAATCTATTCCACCTAAATCTGAGGAAGGTTATAACATTGCCTGCGAGTTAATGAAGCTGTCACACGAAACCTTTAATGGAGACGAGAAATTGATGGAGAAGTTTTGGGAAGTGAGAAAGCTCCCTACAGCAGAGTCAGGACTATACCCCGTATCCGACGAAGTGCTGAACTTTGTGGAGATAAGCATTGCTCACGCTGTAGAAAAGGGAGAAGAACAGAAATAGGAAATGAGGAATTATTATTGAAATCATGCGTACAACCGAGGGTGTTAATGGATGGTCATATTTTCTTTAAAAAAGCCGTTCCCTTATTGGAACGGCTTTAAAGACGATGTAGTTATAGAACAATAAATTCAGAACATAACATCGCTCAATTAAATAGGCAAAAAAAATACCCCATAAGGGGTTTCGCTTGGCGGCTTCCTACTCTCCCAGGACCCTGCGGTCCAAGTACCATCGGCGCTAGAGGGCTTAACAGTCGTGTTCGGGATGGGAACGTGTGGAACCCCTCCGCCATCGCCACCAAACATGATTTTTCGAAGCCTACGCTTCTCGAAATCGCTGCGAGAAAAGTTCAGCCCTTAAAGGACAGCCTATTCTCAAGCCCAGAGATTGCTCTCTGAAAACTGGATTCGAAACGAAACTTGCGATCTTAGAACCTGCATTTCTTTGGATAAGCCCTCGACCGATTAGTACTGGTCAGCTCCATGCATTGCTGCACTTCCACCCCCAGCCTATCTACCTCGTCGTCTTCAAGGGGTCTTACTAATTGGGAAATCTCATCTTGAGGGGGGCTTCACGCTTAGATGCTTTCAGCGCTTATCCCGTCCGTACATAGCTACCCAGCGGTGCTCCTGGCGGAACAACTGGTACACCAGCGGTACGTCCATCCCGGTCCTCTCGTACTAAGGACAGCTCCTCTCAAATTTCCTACGCCCACGACAGATAGGGACCGAACTGTCTCACGACGTTCTGAACCCAGCTCGCGTACCGCTTTAATGGGCGAACAGCCCAACCCTTGGGACCTACTTCAGCCCCAGGATGCGATGAGCCGACATCGAGGTGCCAAACCTCCCCGTCGATGTGGACTCTTGGGGGAGATAAGCCTGTTATCCCCAGGGTAGCTTTTATCCGTTGAGCGATGGCCCTTCCATGCGGTACCACCGGATCACTAAGCCCGACTTTCGTCCCTGCTCGACTTGTAGGTCTCGCAGTCAAGCTCCCTTATGCCTTTGCACTCTTCGAATGATTTCCAACCATTCTGAGGGAACCTTTGGGCGCCTCCGTTACTCTTTAGGAGGCGACCGCCCCAGTCAAACTGCCCACCTGACACTGTCCCCGTACCCGATCAGGGCACCAGGTTAGAACCTAGATACGATCAGGGTGGTATCCCAACGGTGCCTCCACACAAGCTGGCGCTCATGCTTCTCAGGCTCCCACCTATCCTGTACAGATCGTACCCAAATTCAATATCAAGCTGCAGTAAAGCTCCATGGGGTCTTTCCGTCTTGTCGCGGGTAACCTGCATCTTCACAGGTATTAAAATTTCACCGGATCTCTCGTTGAGACAGCGCCCAAGTCGTTACGCCATTCGTGCGGGTCAGAATTTACCTGACAAGGAATTTCGCTACCTTAGGACCGTTATAGTTACGGCCGCCGTTTACTGGGGCTTCGGTTCACAGCTTCGGGATTGCTCCCTAACCGCTCCCCTTAACCTTCCAGCACCGGGCAGGCGTCAGCCCGTATACTTCGCCTTACGGCTTCGCACAGACCTGTGTTTTTGCTAAACAGTCGCTTGGGCCTTTTCACTGCGGCCCCCTCGTGCTATTCACACTACCGGGGCACCCCTTCTCCCGAAGTTACGGGGTCATTTTGCCGAGTTCCTTAACGAGAGTTCTTCCGCGCGCCTTAGAATTCTCTTCTCGCCTACCTGTGTCGGTTTGCGGTACGGGCACCTTCATCTGGCTAGAGGCTTTTCTTGGCAGTGTGAGATCATGACCTTCGCTACTGTAATTTTCACTCCCCATCACAGCTCAGCCTTATGGTTAGCGGATTTGCCTACTAACCAGCCTCACTGCTTGGACAGGCATCCATCAGCCTGCGTCACTACCCTACTGCGTCCCCCCATCGCTCGTAACGATTTACGGTGGTACAGGAATTTCGACCTGTTGTCCTTCGACTACGCCTTTCGGCCTCGCCTTAGGTCCCGACTTACCCTGAGCGGACGAACCTTCCTCAGGAACCCTTAGGCTTTCGGCGGATCAGATTCTCACTGATCTTTTC contains the following coding sequences:
- a CDS encoding WG repeat-containing protein yields the protein MKKTLFKILGATLIASVVMIPPSWPADAASASVMQPWDKAQEHVELYQIWFADRAENGLIPVRQKQKWGFINYQGKFVLKPQYQLAREPFYQGVAVVNKNQLINRAGKVVFQDKNIEYIGSFNDGLAIAKKKGKVGFMNTKGTFVIAPSYEEGTGFYNQVAFVKKDGKWALIDTNGKTLTPFNIEAKEFGPTYGKFGLYPVKIDGLWGCIDNKGKMVIPAEFESKVEFTESDIEFGLYKDSHSAIIQKDGSIIHLDKNYRAFGEPQAGLWKVQWGGEGIIDVTGHVVVEPQDEQKIILSGDGSYAVKEMSEKDIGWKYYNKNQTALSDTYFADAKAFSEGLAAVKLDQKWGYITKQGQIKVPNQYEEANLFLGGSAVIRKGGKYGLIGQKGEMIVPAKYDEMVPLVQHDGFINSSSEKVTTLNPLYRVKLNNNVGILDSRGKIVMDVKYPDLYLDYIEYFHDIGPIATVWYTVNAKGDMISTSIDIQKGKRIFPQYSSVYYLGDGMYSGFPLANPSKYAIFNANGKTVFSSGIDG
- a CDS encoding serine hydrolase; the encoded protein is MKLNIWRPVILFGISVILFFNFSLPAHAATKMETEATPSGIPYNRLEQEVDNYVNSHIGKSTPGAAVVVTKGNEIIFSKGYGYADIDRKTSVDPSSTVFAYGSMNKAFVWTSIMQMVEAGKMKLDQDIRTYFPKEVADQLRYDKPITMLDIMSHTAGYEQHPLSTFTLSKENLTSLEETVLSNQPRQIYDPGKVIAYSNFATALAALAVEKVSGEFFFDYEMNHILKPLGMKHSSGHPALAGHPDLLKARATGYAAKPGGGFEARERYYVPLYPAGGMEGTAEDLARFVMALNTTDSRLFERPDTARTMLSRSYTPNEAILSNAHGFWEYRAVPHVVGHSGNVKGFSGNFAVVPENQLGIVVLTNMEIEQELTSGIINLLIQEPTKEGDLTVPATELAPSEKLAGYYVQSGGTYSTYHEVINYLGLIKVQPKGEHDLILSVMGMTGELKQTSPNVFQFAKSDHSRFERLAPILYAEISDDRVMRLSKGIATDILPIKGSRSLPALIFYMVWALLSILFFLVAPLVILIRWLLRRRKRTPLTMNHFTSSFILSGTILVINVLYQLVNAMFNEDVTVEQMNLGVSINWVMTLLAIVLFGVSMVKDSNTSRSTWSKVSHAVAGVLFIGFTLILAHWNFFNFIP
- a CDS encoding type II CAAX endopeptidase family protein, giving the protein MTGTEMWKKMDHWTWREFTALLALEFVFVIFVVKYPVQSMYERWLGNTLYSGTLTGLTIAIVLWLGLYFIALRPKKMSWTEVGVKGFPAKDWWRIALWILILIISSVATLYLTSFLGNTMDNSKTESLKQHVTICTMIIGIVSAGIVSPYYEEIFYRGFIYRWLRTRVSMRWAIVISSLIFTFAHFPTMNAMPVNFISGVVFAWTYERTGSVVPAMIVHGVFNTIAVLLTAMS
- a CDS encoding MerR family transcriptional regulator; its protein translation is MNRWTTGQVSKQRNISVRTLRYYDQIGLLTPSYKEDNGRRFYSEEDLFTLEKITLLKSLSLPLDDIQKVIDKLSFRHILIAHHNHLQEQLTSLQSSIANTTSLINMIDLEGTLSWDRVSHLVHDVQPISKQWIDYFNDDESAFLQNALPHLNRNDQTTQQYASLLRRIEWCIQQSIPPKSEEGYNIACELMKLSHETFNGDEKLMEKFWEVRKLPTAESGLYPVSDEVLNFVEISIAHAVEKGEEQK